The Timaviella obliquedivisa GSE-PSE-MK23-08B genome window below encodes:
- a CDS encoding DUF309 domain-containing protein: protein MTEEVEPTFWDGVEQFNQQEFYACHDTLEAIWMEAMEPHRTFYQSILQIAVALYHLSNGNLRGATILLGEGLNRLRRYQPVYAEVDVTALIAQSTELLIRLQQAQLVEGAIAPSFPMTEFPTITLAIAPKS from the coding sequence ATGACCGAAGAAGTAGAACCTACTTTCTGGGACGGTGTTGAGCAGTTTAATCAACAGGAATTCTATGCTTGCCATGACACCCTGGAGGCAATTTGGATGGAGGCAATGGAACCCCACAGAACCTTCTATCAGAGCATTCTACAAATCGCTGTGGCGCTCTATCACTTGAGCAATGGTAATTTGCGGGGAGCCACCATTTTGCTAGGAGAAGGGCTAAATCGATTGCGGCGCTACCAGCCAGTTTATGCCGAAGTTGATGTAACTGCCCTCATAGCCCAGAGTACTGAGCTTTTGATAAGGCTCCAGCAGGCGCAGTTAGTAGAAGGAGCGATCGCCCCAAGTTTTCCAATGACCGAGTTTCCTACCATTACTTTGGCGATCGCTCCTAAAAGCTGA